Proteins from a genomic interval of Amphiura filiformis chromosome 9, Afil_fr2py, whole genome shotgun sequence:
- the LOC140160598 gene encoding betaine--homocysteine S-methyltransferase 1-like isoform X1 has protein sequence MLTARTGLRRLASSSWFLASNKFPNTPLTRKDCRHISSRSSPAKSTKGLLERLADGVVVGDGSFVVTLEKRGYVSAGSWTPEAAALYPDAVRQLHREYLRAGSDVMQTFSFYCSDDKIQFDRDAIDIHGHDTRHDLTSDEINNSACDLAREVANEGEGLVAGSVSPLPGYTQKKGKDYYVGELHKQCDLYRKKGVDFLLGEFYAHVEEAEWAIEVMKEYKIPVACTMRICSTGDKDGVSTENCAIRMVKAGADVIGVNCCFDPDISMKTMSLMKAGLESAGLKAHLMMQPVGYHTKEIANNPDGYFALPEFPFSMETRLLSRIDVQKFARKAYDLGIRYLGGCCGFEPYHIRAIAEEFAAERGKSAPGAYMSPGPNGLKMSVDAEQRKRATPEYWNKLVPAAGRDEVKKLADV, from the exons ATG TTGACTGCAAGGACTGGGTTGCGTCGGTTGGCGTCTTCCTCTTGGTTTCTTGCTTCAAATAAGTTTCCTAATACGCCCTTGACGCGCAAAGATTGCCGACACATCTCCTCTAGATCTTCTCCGGCTAAG AGCACAAAGGGTCTTCTAGAACGTCTGGCAGATGGCGTTGTAGTAGGTGATGGAAGCTTTGTTGTAACCTTGGAAAAACGAGGGTATGTTTCAGCCGGTTCGTGGACTCCTGAAGCAGCAGCCCTTTACCCCGATGCAG TCCGCCAACTTCACCGTGAGTATCTGCGAGCTGGATCCgatgtgatgcagacattctcATTTTATTGTAGCGATGATAAAATCCAATTTGATAGAGATGCTATAGATATACATGGTCATGATACACGACATGATTTAACG AGTGATGAAATTAACAATTCTGCATGTGACCTGGCACGCGAAGTAGCCAACGAAGGAGAAGGCCTTGTGGCTGGTTCCGTCTCACCTCTACCTGGGTATACTCAGAAAAAGGGCAAAGATTATTACGTAGGAGAGCTCCACAAGCAGTGCGATTTGTACCGTAAGAAAGGAGTGGATTTTCTGCTTGGAGAA TTTTATGCACACGTTGAAGAAGCAGAATGGGCCATTGAAGTCATGAAAGAGTACAAGATTCCTGTAGCTTGTACTATGCGGATTTGTAGTACCGGAGACAAAGATGGTGTTAGCACGGAAAACTGCGCTATAAGAATGGTCAAAGCAG GTGCTGATGTGATCGGAGTTAATTGTTGCTTCGATCCAGATATCTCTATGAAAACCATGAGTTTAATGAAAGCAGGGCTTGAATCAGCTGGATTGAAGGCTCACCTTATGATGCAACCTGTTGGCTATCACACAAAAGAAATTGCTAACAATCCAGATGGCTACTTCGCTTTACCAGAATTCCCATTCT CTATGGAGACACGGTTACTCTCCCGTATAGATGTTCAGAAGTTTGCGAGAAAGGCATATGATCTCGGGATTCGATACTTGGGTGgatgttgtgggttcgaaccatATCACATCCGGGCAATTGCAGAGGAG TTTGCTGCTGAACGCGGAAAATCTGCTCCTGGGGCTTACATGAGTCCGGGTCCAAATGGCCTAAAAATGAGTGTAGACGCGGAACAACGAAAAAG AGCCACACCCGAATATTGGAACAAATTGGTACCTGCTGCCGGTAGAGACGAAGTAAAGAAGCTTGCAGATGTATGA
- the LOC140160598 gene encoding betaine--homocysteine S-methyltransferase 1-like isoform X2: MSTKGLLERLADGVVVGDGSFVVTLEKRGYVSAGSWTPEAAALYPDAVRQLHREYLRAGSDVMQTFSFYCSDDKIQFDRDAIDIHGHDTRHDLTSDEINNSACDLAREVANEGEGLVAGSVSPLPGYTQKKGKDYYVGELHKQCDLYRKKGVDFLLGEFYAHVEEAEWAIEVMKEYKIPVACTMRICSTGDKDGVSTENCAIRMVKAGADVIGVNCCFDPDISMKTMSLMKAGLESAGLKAHLMMQPVGYHTKEIANNPDGYFALPEFPFSMETRLLSRIDVQKFARKAYDLGIRYLGGCCGFEPYHIRAIAEEFAAERGKSAPGAYMSPGPNGLKMSVDAEQRKRATPEYWNKLVPAAGRDEVKKLADV, from the exons ATG AGCACAAAGGGTCTTCTAGAACGTCTGGCAGATGGCGTTGTAGTAGGTGATGGAAGCTTTGTTGTAACCTTGGAAAAACGAGGGTATGTTTCAGCCGGTTCGTGGACTCCTGAAGCAGCAGCCCTTTACCCCGATGCAG TCCGCCAACTTCACCGTGAGTATCTGCGAGCTGGATCCgatgtgatgcagacattctcATTTTATTGTAGCGATGATAAAATCCAATTTGATAGAGATGCTATAGATATACATGGTCATGATACACGACATGATTTAACG AGTGATGAAATTAACAATTCTGCATGTGACCTGGCACGCGAAGTAGCCAACGAAGGAGAAGGCCTTGTGGCTGGTTCCGTCTCACCTCTACCTGGGTATACTCAGAAAAAGGGCAAAGATTATTACGTAGGAGAGCTCCACAAGCAGTGCGATTTGTACCGTAAGAAAGGAGTGGATTTTCTGCTTGGAGAA TTTTATGCACACGTTGAAGAAGCAGAATGGGCCATTGAAGTCATGAAAGAGTACAAGATTCCTGTAGCTTGTACTATGCGGATTTGTAGTACCGGAGACAAAGATGGTGTTAGCACGGAAAACTGCGCTATAAGAATGGTCAAAGCAG GTGCTGATGTGATCGGAGTTAATTGTTGCTTCGATCCAGATATCTCTATGAAAACCATGAGTTTAATGAAAGCAGGGCTTGAATCAGCTGGATTGAAGGCTCACCTTATGATGCAACCTGTTGGCTATCACACAAAAGAAATTGCTAACAATCCAGATGGCTACTTCGCTTTACCAGAATTCCCATTCT CTATGGAGACACGGTTACTCTCCCGTATAGATGTTCAGAAGTTTGCGAGAAAGGCATATGATCTCGGGATTCGATACTTGGGTGgatgttgtgggttcgaaccatATCACATCCGGGCAATTGCAGAGGAG TTTGCTGCTGAACGCGGAAAATCTGCTCCTGGGGCTTACATGAGTCCGGGTCCAAATGGCCTAAAAATGAGTGTAGACGCGGAACAACGAAAAAG AGCCACACCCGAATATTGGAACAAATTGGTACCTGCTGCCGGTAGAGACGAAGTAAAGAAGCTTGCAGATGTATGA